TTGCCTACTACTCCGCCTATGCGAAGGTGCACTGTCCCCTCGAGTTCGCCTGCGCCCTCATCAACCACCATCAGGGGCTCTACCCGCTGCGAGTGGAGGTCGCGGAGCTCTCCCGTATCGGGATTGTCGTGCAGGCGCCCCATGTGAACGAGTCGCAGTACCACTCCTTTTCCGTGACCGCAGCCGGGCAGAAGGGGAGCGTGCGGGTCGGACTCGACAAGGTGAAGGGGCTCTCCGTGCGCCGCGCCATGGAGATACTGGAAGACCGCAGGCGGCGCGGCCCGTACGCGAGCCTCCGAAACCTCCTGGAGCGGGTACCGCTCTCGCTGAGGGAGGTCGCCGCGCTGGTCCTTTCCGGCGCCTGCGACGAGCTCTCCCCATTGCACTCCCAGCACTACCCCTTCGCACACGAGGCGGCGCTGGAACAGCTGCAGGAGGGCTCCCCCCTCCCCGACCTCGACCGGCTGAGGGTTGCGCTCCCCGATACGGAAAGCGCGGAGGGGGAGCGGATACGGCTCTACCAGGCGCTGGTACGGGTGAGAAACGAGCTGAGCTACCTGCAGATGCACCTCGCGGCGCACCCGATGGCGCTCCTGCGGGAGGAGGCGCAGCGGATGTCGTGCGTGACGGTAGAGGAGGCGAGCCATGCGTCGGCGGGAAAGACGGTGCGGCTTGCGGTGGTGGTGGCGGCGATGCGCAGGGTGCAGACGAGGCAGGGGGCGATGCAGTTTCTGACGGTGGAGGACGAGACGGGACTTCTGGAAGCGGCTCTCTTGCCGGTGGTTTTCCAGGAGCTGGGGGACCGGATAAAGACGGCGGGCCCTTTCCTTGTGGAGGGACGAATCAGGCGGCAGCAGGAGGCGGTACACCTGGAGGTGAGCTACCTCACCCCCTTTCACAAGCGCCCCGGGCCGTTCGGAGCGCTCGACTAGGGATCACTTTTCCTTCAGCACCGCGGCCACCAGGCGCAGGTCTTCCACGAAGGCATCGAGCGCCGCCTGCCGCGCCTCGTCCGTCTCCGTGCGCAGGATCGCCGAGGGGTGCGTGGTAGCCATGGCGAAGGGGGCAAGGTTACTGGGGAGGAAGCGGCCGTGGTCGCGGGTAACCAGCACCTCCTTTCCGAGGAGGGCCTGGGCGGCGGTGGCGCCCATGGCGACGAGGACGCGGGGGCGGATCAATTCGATCTCCGCATCGAGCCAGGGGAGGCAGGCGCCGATCTCCCGCGCGTTCGGCTTCTGATGCAGGCGGCGTTTTCCTACCGCGACCCACTTGAAGTGCTTCACCACATTGGTGACGTACGCGTCGCCGCGGTCGATCCCCGCGCGCTCCAGCGCCTGATCCAGCACCCGCCCCGCCGGCCCAACAAAGGGGTGTCCCTTGCGGTCCTCCGAGTCACCCGGCTGCTCGCCCACGAGGATGAGGCGAGAGGTGACCTCCCCTTCCCCGAATACCGTCTGCGTTCCCGTCGTCCAGAGGGGACAGGCCCGACACCCGGCAGCGGCAGTCCGCACATCGTCATACGTCCCGCCGCGCGGAACGAGAGGAGCGGCGGTTTCTTCCGGGTGCAAGCGTGGCATGGCGACCTCCGGCAGAAAAGGTGAGTGCAGTACGGAAGGAATTGTAACGGGGAAGGGAGCTCATTCAAGGTGATGCCGGAGGCGCCGATGTAGTCAATGTAGGCCGGGATAAGTCGCAGACGTTCCCGGCATGGCGCCGGCGGAACCTGGAGGGGTGGTTGCAACGCGGCGGCACATGCCGGAAACGCTTCGCTTATTCCGGCATACATATCACCAAAAAAAATAAAAAGCCCGCAGCGTGGCAGCTGCGGGCTTTTCGGAGTGTATATCGACTGAGGTATTAGAAGCGCACACCTACGCCGGCGGCGAAGAGGTGCGGGTTGATCTCGAGGTCGTACATCCCGCCGAGATGGGCGGGGCCGTCGCCGAGGGCGAACTGGGTATCGATGTTGACGTACTTGTAGTCGATGTTGAAGAAGATGTTTTCAGCGACGTTGAAGTCGACGCCGCCCTGGGCGACCCAGTTGACGCTGTTGTGGATGTTCAGCTTGGAGGAGATGCTGCTGTCGACCCTGGAGTTGAACGGCATGGTGAAGTTCATGCCGCCGCCGATGTACGGGCTGATTTTCTGCCCGGCAAGGGGGTGGAACTTCACAGTCAGGGTCGGAGGAAGGAGCCATGTGGAGCCGATGGTCTCACCGCCGAGCCTGATGTCGTGGTGCGTTGCAGCAGCGAAGAGTTCCGCCGAGACATTCTTTGTGAAGAAGTATGCGAGGTCGATACCGGGGGTGACGTCGGCATCGATTCTGGCGCCCCCGAGGGTGTTGTTCAGGTTGTCATCCGGCAACACGTAGACGCCCTTCAGCCCGAACTGGAACTTCTTGTAGTCCTGCGCACTGGCGAGAGCCGTCAGGCCCATGGTAAGACATAGTGCGGCACCCAATACAGCTACCATCTTTTTCAACATGATCTACTCCCTCCGTTACATGATATATGAGAACGATATGTTCTCATAGCGAGAAACAGGTATAGAACAAGCACGTGTCAGATAGCAAAAGATGGTCATGTGTGTCAAGTAATATCATAAAAAGCTGCAGGTGTTACTGTAAACACAATATTATGTATACTACTTCATCGGCCAGTTTATTCGTCACATATATAAAAGTGTAAACATTATTTCCCCTGCGTATTCCACAGTATTAGTGCATTCCGTACAACGAGGATCTTGTGTATACAGAGCTGCTGCATGAAGTACAGTAGACGCATGAACGGCCACCCCCCTCCGGCAGATCGTGATCCCCTGTTCCTGCCCCGAGCCGACCCGCCATGGGTACGTCAGCTGCCCCCCTTGAACGAAGCGGCAGCCGAGCTTCCATCCGCACAGGAAGCCATTAACTGGATTAAATGTTCTCTCCCTGTGATCTTTGTCACAGTTCGCATTGATAAATCGCCGAGGCCACTCTTTGACCAGCATTGGCAGGAGAATTAGTTATTGCAACGGATCCTAAAAACAGGTACAAAACTACTCGGAAAACAAAAGGAACCTGTCCTTCTAAGCAAGATCAAATATTGGCTGCTCCACACGATTGAAAAGTCGCACCAATTATTCCTGCACCTCCCGCTACGATTGATCTCCCGCACTTTTCAAAGTAGACCACGCCACAATTAGAAAATACGCTTCGCAAATTGCCGCCGCTCCTTTCTTACAAGGGTCCGATGACTACACAAAGAAACATTGTGCGTCTAATCCTCACCATCGTCGCAGCCAGCTGGCTCCTTTGCGCGTCGATCGTTTTCGCCGCCGAAGAGACGCCCGCTGCACATAACTCGACGACGCTGGAAATGGTGCTGGACAACGCCATCTCCCGGAACCTCATTTCCGGCGGAGTGGTGGTGGTCGGAAACCGTGAGGGAATAATCGCGACGGCGGCGCGCGGCGGCATGAACTTCAACGGCAGCGCCCCCGCTTTGAGCGAGCACACCATCTTCGACCTCGCATCCCTCACGAAGGTCGTGGCGACAGCGCCGGCAGTGATGAAGCTTCTGGATGAAGGGCGCGTCGCCCTCTCGGACCCGCTTTCCCGCTGGTTCCCCGAACTGGGCGGCACCAGCGTCGGCAACATCACCATACTTAACCTGCTGACCCACACCTCCGGGCTCTCCGACATCCACCTGCACAGCGGGCAGGGAATACGCGACGCCCTGGCGAAGATCACGGTCCAGCGCCCGAACGGCACCGCTCACTTCCACTATGCCGACATAAACTTCATCCTCCTTGGCGAGATGGTGCGTCGCGTTTCGGGAGAGACGCTCGATGCCTTCTGCGCGAAGGAGATCTACGGACCGATGGCCGCGCGCGACACCCTTTTCCTGCCGCCGGCCGGCCTCGCAGGGAACATTGCACCGACCCTCGGCTTCACGCCGGGCGTGGTGCAGGACACGAACGCGCGCCGTCTGGGCGGCGTCGCCGGGCATGCCGGGCTTTTCAGCTCTGCCTACGACCTCTCCCTCTACGCGCGGATGATCCTCGGCGGCGGCGCCATCAACCAGCAGCGCATTCTTTCCGAGCAGGTGGTGGCCCAGATGACCACCCCTTACGCCTGCAGCAACGGCAGCGTCCTGCGCGGGCTCGGCTGGGACATCGATTCCCCGTTCTCGGCGCCGAGGGGGAACTACTTCTCCCGGATGTCCTTCGGGCATACCGGCTACAGCGGCTCGTCGATGTGGATCGACCCGCAGCAGGACCTATTTGTGATCTTTTTGACCAACCGGTTGGAATACCGCAACGTGCGGGCCTTCAACCAGTTGCGTCGCGACGTCTCGACCATGGCGGTCGCCAACGCGCGAAACTACCATGAGCAGGCGCCGGTCGACGCGGCGGCAGTCGCCGCCGACCTCCTGCAACCGGGGAGCAGGCCGATCCTGCGGCTTGCCTCCATGATGGTGAAGGGTCCCGCGCACAGCGCCAAAAAGTGCCGCCAGGTCGCCCACAGCAACTCCAAGAGAGACAAAAGGCTTGCAAAGGCCAGCATACACCGCGGATCCCGGGGCGGAAAATCCGCCGGTGTAAAGATGGCTTCCAGGAAGAAACATTCCCGTACCCGCACCCGCGCCTAGCGCGTTTCCCTGTGCGACGCCGAGAGCGCGTCGCGTCCCGGCCACGGCAGCTTCGGCTGCCCAACCTCCGCCCCCCCACACGGTACCGCGATCTCAATTTTGGCGATCACGGAAGACGTTCCAGCAGTTTTCAAGCAGCGCCTTAAGTCACAGTAACCGCAATACTGGCACTTACGACATCATTCCGGATCGTGACGCGGCAGATGCCGCCCATGGCGGTCCGGCACACCTGCAATGCTATGAAGACCAACTAAAAGAGAGAATGAATGACTAGAACTCGACTGATACAACTCTGTTTCGCTGTCGCCATCATCGGGCTGATAGCCTCGGGCTACCTCTACAAGGAGCAGCGCGCCGAGGAGCGCAGCCGCATCAGCTATACCGCCTTCGTCGACCTGGTGAATGTCGGTGCGATCCTTTCCGTAAAGGCAGAAGGTGATGCCATTACCGCTGAAGGTAAAGGCGGGGCTACCTACCGCGTGTACCGTCCGCTGGACGCAGACATCTCGAAGCTCCTCATCTCCAAGCACATCGACTACTCGGCGAAGCCGCCGGCACAGCAGAGGTGGTTCGAGATCGGCTTCCTCCTGCTGGTGATCGGGTGCGCCGCCTGGGCTCTGAAGAAGTTTTCCGTCTTCGGCCGCAGCAAGGCCACCCTCGTGGAGTCGGCAAAGACGAACACCGCCTTCTCCGACGTCGCCGGAGCGGAAGAGGCGAAGGCGGACCTGAGCGAGACGGTCGAGTTTTTGAAGGATCCGGAGAAATTTAACCGACTCGGCGGGAAGATGCCGACCGGCATACTCCTCGTCGGCCCCCCGGGCACCGGGAAGACCCTTCTGGCGCGCGCAGTTGCAGGCGAGGCAGGCGTTCCCTTCTTTTCCATGTCAGGCTCGGAATTCGTGGAAATGTTCGTCGGGGTTGGCGCTTCGAGGGTAAGGGACCTTTTCGCACAGGGGAGAAAATCCGCTCCGTGCATAGTGTTCATCGACGAGATCGATGCGGTCGGGCGCAAGCGTGACGCGGGAGGTGGTGGAGCCTCCGACGAGCGTGACCAGACCCTCAACCAGCTTCTGGTGGAGATGGACGGTTTTACCGTCAACTCCGGGATCGTGGTCATCGCCGCCACCAACCGCCCCGAAGTGCTCGACCCGGCGCTGCTGCGCTCCGGCCGTTTCGACCGCCAGGTTGTGGTAGGATCCCCCGACATCAAGGGGCGCGAAGAGATCCTGAAGGTCCATGTGAAGGACGTGCCCCTCAGCAGCGAGGTCGACCTGCGGGTGCTCGCCCGCGGCACCTCCGGTATGTCCGGAGCGGATCTGGCGAACGTCGTCAACGAAGCCGCCATCCTCGCCGCCCGCGCCAACAAGGACAGTGTGGAGATGTCGGACTTTGAGGCTGCCAAGGACAAGGTCATGATGGGTGCCGAGAAGAAGTCGATGGTACTCTCCGAGAAGAGCAAGCTGAGCACCGCCTACCACGAGGCCGGGCACGTGCTGGTGGCGAAGCTCGTCCCCGCGTGCGACCCGGTGCACAAGGTCTCCATCATCCCGAGGGGTCGCGCTCTCGGCGTCACGCTGCAGATTCCCGAAGAAGACAAGCACTGCTACACCCGGGACATGCTGATCGGGCACATCAAGGTGCTGATGGGCGGGCGTGCAGCAGAGGAGCTGATCTACAAGACGACCACCACCGGCGCAGGGAACGACCTTGCCCGCGCCACCGACCTGGCACGCAACATGGTGTGCGAGTACGGCATGTCCGAGGCCTTCGGCCCCGTCGCCTTCGGCAACCATGAGGGCACCGCCACGAAAGGGCACGAGGTGAACCACGGGAGGAACTTCAGCGAGACCACCGCTCTGGAGATCGACCGGGAGATCCGTTCCATCGTCACAGGCTGCTACAACGAGGTCATGCATCTGCTTAAGAAGAACAGGGCAGCGCTGGAGAACCTCACCATGGAACTCGTCGCCAAAGAGACTCTGGAAGGTGATGAGATCGATGAGGCGATAGAGGAGCATATCACCGTCGAGGCAGCGTAAAGAGGCTGCAGTTTCACCCTCATGAGTATGGAAAAGGCCCGGGAAGCTCCGGGCCTTTTTTTTTCGTCCGGAAACGGTGGGGAACCAGGGCGTGGTGTGTCCTCAGAGGCAAAGGCGGAGTATCCACGAAGCGCTGGAGAAGACCTCGCGTCCCCCCCTTTGCGAAGGGGGGACAGGGGGGATTTAGCCTTGTAAAACCACCAGTTGAAAGGACGATGTCGCAGACCGCCCAACCACGTGACGGATGCGGCGCAAGTCCTGGTGTGTCTTCTACGGGGCAAGCAACTTCGTGCCTTCCAGTTCAACCGGCAGAAACCGGAGTCCCCTATGTCGTTGATACTGCGCAGTAGTGGATCCTTTGGATGTGGCAACCAGAAGCAAATCCCCCCTGTCCCCCCTTCGCAAAGGGGGGAACGTAAGGCCCTCGCCCACTCCCTGGAGGGCACACTCCTTTTTGTTTCCACGAACGAATCTGTCTTTATTGCTCGTTGGCGCAAGAGACTGCGGAGGATCAAGCCGCAGCACCGTTTGACAACCATCGATTGCTTGCTACTGTTACAGACTCGAAAAATACTCTCATTCATCCGATCGCACTCTTGAATACCAGTTCCACGTAAGCATCAAGGCCACGAAAGCACTCATCGAGAAAGGAGCAAGGCAATGCCGACAGTGAAAGGAACGAAAACGGAAGAGAATCTGTTGAAATCGTTCGCGGGAGAGAGCCAGGCGAGAAACCGCTACACCTATTTCGCATCGACCGCTCGCAAGGAAGGATATGTCCAGATCGCGGACATCTTCGAGGAAACCGCAAACCAGGAGAAGGAACACGCCAAGCGCTTCTTTAACTTCCTCGAAGGTGGGGACACTCACATAACCGCGACCTTCCCGGCCGGCATGGTGGGAACTACCAGGGAAAACCTTCTTGCCGCGGCGGCTGGCGAGCTCGAGGAGCACACGATACTGTATCCCGCCTTTGCTGCAGTGGCGAGGGAAGAAGGGTTCCCCGCCATCGCAGCAGTATGGAATGCCGTCAGCGTCGCTGAAAAGCAGCACGAAAAGCGCTACCGCGACCTGTGGGGCAATATCGAGGCGTCCCGCGTCTTTTCCCGGGAAGAGGAAGTAACGTGGCGCTGCCGCAACTGCGGCTACCTCCACACCGGCAAAGCAGCAGTCGACCTCTGCCCGGCCTGTGCCCACCCCAAAGCTCATTTCGAAATTCTCGCCGAGAACTGGTAGACCCGGAGCAACACCCAGGCGCGGGAGGACGTCTTCCCACTCCTTCCTCCCGCGCCAAAAGCACGATCGGAGCCCCTCCTAATGTGGAGCTAACTGCCCTCGTTATCATTGACTTTGAAGTGCAACGTCTATACAGTCTATGTCCATGAAAAGAGCCATTGCGTACCTACAGGAAAAGACCACCGGCGTCATCACCGATCTCACAACCCTTGCAGTCATCTTCGGAATCGCCTTCTTTCAATTCCTTGGCAGGCTGCCCCTCACCGGTACCGATGAGGCGCGCTATCTCGAGATCCCCCGGGAGATGATCGAGCGCGGCGATTTCGTTACGCCGACGCTCAACTACGTGAAGTACTTCGAGAAGCCGCCGCTCCATTACTGGTTGAACGCCTTCTCCACGCTCCTCTTCGGAGAAACCCCCTTCGCGGCACGATTCTCCGGCGCGCTCTTCGGGGTCCTCGGCGTCCTTCTCACCTACCATATCGGGCGCAAGCTCTTCGGGCGCCGGGCGGGATTCCTTTCCGCCGTCATCCTCGGAACCTCGCTGGGCGTGGTGATCCAGAGCAGGGTCAACATCACCGACACCCCCCTCACCTTCTGCCTCTGCGCGGCACTCGGCTCATTTCTCCTGGCGAGCCGGCCCGACGAGAAGCACAAGGGGGTCTACTATCACCTCTTCTACGTCTTCGCTGCGCTGGCGGTACTGGCAAAGGGGCTCATCGGTCTCGTCCTGCCGGGGTTCATCATCTGCGCCTACATCATGCTGAACTGGCGCTGGAGCATCCTGAAGGAGATGCGCCTTCTCACCGGCATTCCCCTTTTCTTCGCCGTCTGCGCCCCGTGGTTCGTGCTCGTCTCCCTGAGGAATCCGGAGTTTCCGTACTTCTTCTTCATCCATGAGCACTTCGAGCGCTACCTCACCAAGGTGCACGGCAGGTATCAGCCCCCCTGGTTCTTCCTCCCGGTGCTCTTTGGCTGCATGCTCCCATGGGCCTTTTTCCTCCCGAACGCCCTCGTGCGCGCGTGGAAAAAGTGGCGCCAGGAGAAGGATGATGGCGTCCTTTTCCTCTCGTTGTGGGCGTTGCTGATACTCGGGTTCTTCTCACTTTCCGATTCCAAACTGATTCCCTACATCCTCCCGGTGTATCCGGCGTTCTCGATCCTGATTGGGTGCCTTATCGCGGACTTCATCGATAAGCCTGCCGAGGCTCTCCGCAAACCGGCAGTCGCCCTCGCCGCCGTTCATATCATCATCGGAGCGGGAGTGATCGCCTACCCGTACCTGGCAAAGACACCGAAGATAGCGGCGGCGGGCGGTATCCTCATCGGGACGATCTTCCTGGTACAGGGGATCGTCGCCCTCAGAAACAGCTACCGTGCGACGACTCCGGCACTCTTCGCCGGACTTGCCGCTGTCGGCTTTCTCTGCAGCATCTGTGCACCTCCGGTTGTGTACCAGGGAATCGCGGACCGGAAGGTGACCAAGGACCTGGCCCTCATGGTGAAGGAGCGCGCCGGCAGCGACGCACTGGTCGCCTCTTTCGGCTACGAGCAGGAACTCCCCCTGTACACCGGTCGCAGGGTCATCGTCGTGGGGTCGAAGGGAGAACTGGAGTTCGGCGCGAAGCAGGGGGACAACTCCTTCTGGTTCATCGAATCTGAGCAGTTCCGCTCCCTGTGGGCAGGGCCTCGCCCCGTGTATGCCCTGATCTCGCCGGAGGATCTGCAGAACATGGCGGCACTCACCCCGCCCCCGGTCATCCTCGGGATGAGGGCAAAGCGAGCACTCATCACCAATCGGGAACAGCCGGAGAAAGGCCCGGTCGTGAAGATGAGCACGGCGGGAGCGGCCAACGGGAGCATGGCTTCGGCGTCGAGATAGGCGGGCCGTCCCCTCCCTTTCAAGGGGAGGAACGTTCTGCCGGACGAAATAACTTGTTGATCTCCCAACTGCCGGTGTAACCAGAAAATGCCTCTATCGCAAATAACGAAAGGGGAGCCGCGACCGGCTCCCCTTTCCTTTTTCGTACTTCCTGTCTCAGCTCATCCCTAGAGCAACGTTCCCCTCAAAACCACCACCGCTACGCTGAAGTAGATGACGAGCCCCGTCACGTCCACCAGCGTCGCCACGAACGGCGCGGACGATGCCGCAGGGTCGAAACCGAGCCGCCGCAGCACGAAGGGGAGCATCGACCCCGCAAAGGTCCCCCACAGTACGATTCCGATGAGGGCCACACCGACGGTCACCGCCACCAGGAACGCGTGCGGGCCGTAGAGGTCGGAGAAGGCAGACCAGATCATGATGCGGGAGAAACCGAGGATCCCGAGGATGGAGCCGAGAAGGAGCCCGGAGATGACCTCGCGTCGCATGACCCGCCACCAGTCGCGCAGGTGGATCTCCTCCAGCGCCAGGGCGCGGATGACCAGCGTGGACGCCTGCGAACCGGAGTTGCCGCCGCTGGAGATGATCAGGGGGACGAAGAGGGCGAGCACCACTGCCCGCTGTATCTCCGCCTCGAAAAAGCCCATGGCGGTGGCGGTGAGCATCTCACTGATAAAGAGGATAACGAGCCACCCTGCGCGCTTTTTCACCATGCGCGACATGGCTATCTGCATGTACGGCTCGTCGAGG
The DNA window shown above is from Geomonas sp. RF6 and carries:
- a CDS encoding UdgX family uracil-DNA binding protein (This protein belongs to the uracil DNA glycosylase superfamily, members of which act in excision repair of DNA. However, it belongs more specifically to UdgX branch, whose founding member was found to bind uracil in DNA (where it does not belong), without cleaving it, appears to promote DNA repair by a pathway involving RecA, rather than base excision.), which gives rise to MPRLHPEETAAPLVPRGGTYDDVRTAAAGCRACPLWTTGTQTVFGEGEVTSRLILVGEQPGDSEDRKGHPFVGPAGRVLDQALERAGIDRGDAYVTNVVKHFKWVAVGKRRLHQKPNAREIGACLPWLDAEIELIRPRVLVAMGATAAQALLGKEVLVTRDHGRFLPSNLAPFAMATTHPSAILRTETDEARQAALDAFVEDLRLVAAVLKEK
- a CDS encoding OmpW/AlkL family protein, with translation MLKKMVAVLGAALCLTMGLTALASAQDYKKFQFGLKGVYVLPDDNLNNTLGGARIDADVTPGIDLAYFFTKNVSAELFAAATHHDIRLGGETIGSTWLLPPTLTVKFHPLAGQKISPYIGGGMNFTMPFNSRVDSSISSKLNIHNSVNWVAQGGVDFNVAENIFFNIDYKYVNIDTQFALGDGPAHLGGMYDLEINPHLFAAGVGVRF
- a CDS encoding serine hydrolase domain-containing protein, with product MTTQRNIVRLILTIVAASWLLCASIVFAAEETPAAHNSTTLEMVLDNAISRNLISGGVVVVGNREGIIATAARGGMNFNGSAPALSEHTIFDLASLTKVVATAPAVMKLLDEGRVALSDPLSRWFPELGGTSVGNITILNLLTHTSGLSDIHLHSGQGIRDALAKITVQRPNGTAHFHYADINFILLGEMVRRVSGETLDAFCAKEIYGPMAARDTLFLPPAGLAGNIAPTLGFTPGVVQDTNARRLGGVAGHAGLFSSAYDLSLYARMILGGGAINQQRILSEQVVAQMTTPYACSNGSVLRGLGWDIDSPFSAPRGNYFSRMSFGHTGYSGSSMWIDPQQDLFVIFLTNRLEYRNVRAFNQLRRDVSTMAVANARNYHEQAPVDAAAVAADLLQPGSRPILRLASMMVKGPAHSAKKCRQVAHSNSKRDKRLAKASIHRGSRGGKSAGVKMASRKKHSRTRTRA
- the ftsH gene encoding ATP-dependent zinc metalloprotease FtsH is translated as MTRTRLIQLCFAVAIIGLIASGYLYKEQRAEERSRISYTAFVDLVNVGAILSVKAEGDAITAEGKGGATYRVYRPLDADISKLLISKHIDYSAKPPAQQRWFEIGFLLLVIGCAAWALKKFSVFGRSKATLVESAKTNTAFSDVAGAEEAKADLSETVEFLKDPEKFNRLGGKMPTGILLVGPPGTGKTLLARAVAGEAGVPFFSMSGSEFVEMFVGVGASRVRDLFAQGRKSAPCIVFIDEIDAVGRKRDAGGGGASDERDQTLNQLLVEMDGFTVNSGIVVIAATNRPEVLDPALLRSGRFDRQVVVGSPDIKGREEILKVHVKDVPLSSEVDLRVLARGTSGMSGADLANVVNEAAILAARANKDSVEMSDFEAAKDKVMMGAEKKSMVLSEKSKLSTAYHEAGHVLVAKLVPACDPVHKVSIIPRGRALGVTLQIPEEDKHCYTRDMLIGHIKVLMGGRAAEELIYKTTTTGAGNDLARATDLARNMVCEYGMSEAFGPVAFGNHEGTATKGHEVNHGRNFSETTALEIDREIRSIVTGCYNEVMHLLKKNRAALENLTMELVAKETLEGDEIDEAIEEHITVEAA
- the rbr gene encoding rubrerythrin gives rise to the protein MPTVKGTKTEENLLKSFAGESQARNRYTYFASTARKEGYVQIADIFEETANQEKEHAKRFFNFLEGGDTHITATFPAGMVGTTRENLLAAAAGELEEHTILYPAFAAVAREEGFPAIAAVWNAVSVAEKQHEKRYRDLWGNIEASRVFSREEEVTWRCRNCGYLHTGKAAVDLCPACAHPKAHFEILAENW
- a CDS encoding glycosyltransferase family 39 protein yields the protein MKRAIAYLQEKTTGVITDLTTLAVIFGIAFFQFLGRLPLTGTDEARYLEIPREMIERGDFVTPTLNYVKYFEKPPLHYWLNAFSTLLFGETPFAARFSGALFGVLGVLLTYHIGRKLFGRRAGFLSAVILGTSLGVVIQSRVNITDTPLTFCLCAALGSFLLASRPDEKHKGVYYHLFYVFAALAVLAKGLIGLVLPGFIICAYIMLNWRWSILKEMRLLTGIPLFFAVCAPWFVLVSLRNPEFPYFFFIHEHFERYLTKVHGRYQPPWFFLPVLFGCMLPWAFFLPNALVRAWKKWRQEKDDGVLFLSLWALLILGFFSLSDSKLIPYILPVYPAFSILIGCLIADFIDKPAEALRKPAVALAAVHIIIGAGVIAYPYLAKTPKIAAAGGILIGTIFLVQGIVALRNSYRATTPALFAGLAAVGFLCSICAPPVVYQGIADRKVTKDLALMVKERAGSDALVASFGYEQELPLYTGRRVIVVGSKGELEFGAKQGDNSFWFIESEQFRSLWAGPRPVYALISPEDLQNMAALTPPPVILGMRAKRALITNREQPEKGPVVKMSTAGAANGSMASASR